Proteins encoded within one genomic window of Bradyrhizobium sp. 186:
- a CDS encoding ABC transporter ATP-binding protein, producing MSIGASRPDQVVAEASVLSVSGLTTSFMRERQWIPVVRNVSFDIAPRETVAIVGESGSGKSVTALSIMRLIPKESGRIEGRVMLAGRELLTLPEPSMKDVRGNEVAMIFQEPMTSLNPVLTVGFQIAEALIYHRRLSRAAAEAETVRLLDRVRIPAAKSRFHEHPHRFSGGMRQRVMIAMALACKPKLLIADEPTTALDVTIQAQILELLKELQQEEGMSILFITHDMGVVAEIADRTVVMYGGQAVETDTTSRIFAAPSHPYTRALLAAVPRLGSMDGRPRPMRFPIVDKVTGSSDDPTETPDTVSIAERPLLEVSNLTTRFPIRSGLFGKISGRVHAVENISFTLRAGETLALVGESGCGKSTTGRSILKLVEPDSGTVLLDGRDVLSMNGRTLRDCRKQMQIVFQDPFASLNPRMSVGTAIAAPLLANGLASASQAREKVADLLVRVGLTADMAARFPHEFSGGQRQRICIARALTLGPKLIVADEAVSALDVSVKAQVVNLMLDLQASMGLAYLFISHDIAVVERMSHRVAVMYLGEIVEIGPRASVFGNPQHPYTKKLMAAVPVPDPARRGAKREASNDEIRSPVRAPDYQPPVWQYREVRPGHVVQVWDEGSWS from the coding sequence ATGAGCATCGGCGCGAGCAGACCTGACCAAGTCGTTGCCGAGGCCTCAGTGCTGTCAGTGTCAGGCCTCACCACCTCCTTCATGCGCGAGCGGCAGTGGATTCCCGTGGTTCGCAACGTGTCATTCGACATCGCGCCCAGGGAAACCGTCGCGATCGTGGGCGAGTCCGGCTCGGGCAAGAGCGTCACCGCGCTCTCCATCATGCGGCTCATTCCGAAGGAGAGCGGCCGCATCGAGGGCCGCGTCATGCTGGCCGGCCGCGAACTTCTGACGCTGCCCGAGCCGAGCATGAAGGACGTGCGCGGCAACGAAGTCGCCATGATTTTCCAGGAGCCGATGACGAGCCTCAATCCGGTGCTCACCGTTGGCTTCCAGATCGCCGAAGCGCTGATCTACCACCGCCGCCTGTCGCGGGCTGCCGCCGAGGCGGAGACCGTGCGCCTGCTCGACCGCGTCCGCATTCCCGCGGCAAAATCGCGCTTCCACGAGCATCCGCACCGTTTTTCCGGCGGCATGCGCCAGCGCGTGATGATCGCGATGGCGCTGGCCTGCAAGCCAAAACTCCTGATCGCGGACGAGCCGACCACCGCGCTCGATGTCACGATCCAGGCTCAGATCCTGGAGCTCCTCAAGGAACTCCAGCAAGAGGAGGGGATGTCGATCCTTTTCATCACCCACGATATGGGCGTGGTCGCGGAGATCGCGGACCGCACCGTGGTGATGTATGGCGGGCAGGCGGTGGAGACCGACACGACCTCGCGTATCTTCGCCGCGCCGTCGCATCCCTATACCCGTGCGCTGCTCGCGGCCGTGCCGCGGCTCGGCTCCATGGATGGACGGCCGCGGCCGATGCGCTTTCCGATCGTCGACAAGGTGACGGGGTCGTCGGACGATCCGACGGAGACGCCGGATACGGTCTCGATCGCCGAGCGGCCGCTGCTCGAAGTGTCCAACCTCACCACGCGCTTTCCGATCCGGTCGGGATTGTTCGGCAAGATCTCGGGCCGCGTGCATGCGGTCGAGAACATCTCCTTCACTTTGCGCGCCGGCGAAACGCTGGCGCTGGTCGGCGAATCCGGTTGCGGCAAGTCGACAACGGGCCGCTCGATCCTCAAGCTGGTCGAGCCGGACAGCGGCACCGTCCTGCTCGACGGCCGGGATGTTCTGAGCATGAACGGTCGCACCTTGCGCGACTGTCGCAAGCAGATGCAGATCGTGTTCCAGGATCCGTTCGCGAGCCTCAATCCGCGCATGTCGGTGGGAACGGCGATCGCTGCGCCCTTGCTTGCCAACGGTCTCGCGTCCGCGTCGCAGGCGCGAGAGAAGGTCGCCGACCTCCTCGTCCGTGTCGGCCTGACGGCGGACATGGCCGCGCGCTTTCCGCACGAGTTCTCCGGCGGCCAACGCCAGCGTATCTGCATCGCCCGTGCGCTCACGCTCGGGCCCAAGCTGATCGTCGCCGACGAGGCGGTCTCGGCGCTCGACGTCTCGGTCAAGGCGCAGGTCGTCAACCTGATGCTCGACCTGCAGGCCAGCATGGGCCTTGCTTATCTGTTCATTTCCCACGACATCGCGGTCGTCGAGCGCATGAGCCATCGCGTCGCGGTGATGTATCTCGGCGAGATCGTCGAGATCGGCCCTCGTGCCTCCGTGTTCGGCAATCCGCAGCACCCCTACACGAAGAAGCTGATGGCCGCTGTGCCGGTCCCCGATCCTGCCCGCCGCGGCGCCAAACGTGAAGCCTCGAACGACGAGATCAGAAGTCCGGTGCGCGCGCCCGACTATCAGCCGCCGGTCTGGCAATATCGCGAGGTCAGGCCGGGCCATGTCGTCCAGGTGTGGGATGAGGGGAGCTGGTCGTGA
- a CDS encoding glyoxylate/hydroxypyruvate reductase A: MTVLYKANMVRGAEWATLFAERAPDLPFRLWPDIGDPAEVRYLVAWVPPDDIAATFPNLELVFSVGAGVDQFDITKLPPHVPLVRMLEPGITERMVEYACMSVLALHRDLVQFIAQQREQVWRELPVTQTGKRRVGVMGLGLLGQAVLGRLKSFGFPLAGWNRSPRSIEGVTCYAGADALPDFLGHTDILVCLLPLTPETRGLLNANLFARLPRGARLLNVGRGGHLIEADLIAALDSGVLSAAVLDVAEPEPLPAGHPFWGHPRILLTPHIASTTAPETAVDFVLDTIARRHRGEALPGRVDRTRGY; the protein is encoded by the coding sequence ATGACGGTTCTCTACAAGGCCAACATGGTTCGCGGCGCCGAATGGGCGACCTTATTCGCGGAGCGCGCACCGGATCTGCCGTTCCGGCTCTGGCCCGACATCGGTGATCCCGCAGAGGTGCGCTATCTGGTGGCGTGGGTGCCGCCGGATGACATCGCGGCGACCTTCCCCAATCTCGAGCTCGTCTTTTCGGTCGGTGCGGGCGTCGATCAGTTCGATATCACCAAGCTTCCACCCCATGTTCCGCTCGTCCGCATGCTGGAGCCGGGCATCACCGAGCGCATGGTCGAATATGCCTGCATGTCCGTGCTCGCGCTGCATCGCGATCTCGTGCAGTTCATCGCTCAGCAGCGGGAGCAGGTCTGGCGCGAGCTCCCGGTCACGCAAACCGGGAAGCGGCGTGTCGGCGTGATGGGGCTCGGTCTGCTCGGTCAGGCTGTGCTGGGGCGACTCAAATCGTTCGGCTTTCCGCTGGCGGGCTGGAATCGATCGCCGCGCAGCATCGAGGGCGTCACTTGTTATGCGGGCGCAGACGCGTTGCCGGATTTCCTCGGGCACACCGACATTCTGGTCTGCCTGCTGCCGCTGACACCAGAGACGCGCGGCCTCCTCAACGCAAATCTGTTCGCGCGTCTGCCGCGCGGCGCGCGGCTGCTCAATGTCGGGCGGGGCGGGCATTTGATCGAAGCCGATCTGATCGCGGCACTCGACAGCGGCGTGCTGTCGGCTGCCGTTCTCGATGTCGCCGAGCCCGAGCCTCTGCCTGCGGGCCATCCGTTCTGGGGCCATCCGCGCATTCTTCTGACGCCGCACATCGCGAGCACGACAGCGCCGGAAACGGCCGTCGATTTCGTGCTCGACACCATCGCGCGTCGCCACCGCGGCGAGGCCTTGCCGGGGCGTGTAGACCGGACGCGAGGTTACTGA
- a CDS encoding FAD-binding oxidoreductase — protein MSPPLNRITSDERLPAQVDVVVIGGGVIGVSAAYHLAKKGHSVALVEKGHVGGEQSSRNWGWCRQQGRAREEIPLAREALRLWDDMQNDAGVDAGFRRTGVLFLTKSKDELASWERWAAMAREQQVHSTILTPAEIAERLPGSADKWIGGLHTPSDGRAEPSMAVPALATAARKHGVTIHQGCAARGLETQGGRVSAVVTEKGTIRTQSVLLSGGAWSSLFCRRHGIELPIGLVNATACRTTPGPEITSGALGTDFYCIRRRLDGGFTLALRNRGTVELSPDLFRYARSFWPTYLHRRNGLKLSFGKSFFDQIVRGTGWSFDKASPFETERVRDPAPDMSIVNSALAALIKSNPELKDIEIAEAWGGTIDCTPDTIPVISPVDALPGFFLATGFSGHGFGIGPAAGKLAADIVTGSTPLVDPAAYSHKRLIDGRRLAPVSPF, from the coding sequence ATGTCCCCGCCGCTCAACCGTATAACCAGCGACGAGCGCCTGCCGGCGCAGGTTGACGTCGTCGTCATCGGCGGCGGCGTTATCGGCGTTTCCGCGGCCTATCATCTGGCGAAGAAGGGCCATTCCGTCGCGCTGGTCGAGAAGGGCCATGTCGGCGGCGAGCAGTCGAGCCGCAATTGGGGCTGGTGCCGCCAGCAGGGCCGCGCGCGCGAGGAGATCCCGCTCGCCCGCGAGGCACTGCGGCTGTGGGACGACATGCAGAACGACGCCGGTGTCGATGCCGGCTTCCGCCGCACCGGCGTGCTGTTCCTGACCAAGAGCAAGGACGAGCTCGCTAGTTGGGAGCGCTGGGCGGCGATGGCGCGCGAACAGCAGGTTCACTCTACAATCCTGACGCCGGCCGAGATCGCCGAGCGCCTGCCCGGCAGTGCCGACAAATGGATCGGCGGCTTGCACACACCAAGCGACGGACGCGCCGAGCCGTCGATGGCCGTGCCTGCCCTGGCCACGGCGGCCCGCAAGCACGGCGTCACCATCCATCAGGGCTGCGCCGCGCGCGGGCTCGAGACGCAAGGCGGGCGGGTCAGCGCGGTCGTCACCGAGAAGGGAACCATCCGCACGCAATCGGTGCTGCTTTCGGGCGGCGCATGGTCGTCGCTGTTCTGCCGACGCCACGGCATTGAGCTGCCGATCGGCCTCGTCAACGCCACCGCATGCAGGACCACGCCTGGGCCGGAGATCACCTCGGGCGCGCTCGGCACCGATTTCTACTGCATCCGCCGCCGCCTCGACGGTGGCTTCACGCTGGCGCTGCGCAACCGTGGCACGGTGGAGCTATCACCCGATCTGTTCCGCTACGCGCGGTCGTTCTGGCCGACCTACCTGCATCGCCGCAACGGGCTAAAACTGTCGTTCGGCAAGTCGTTCTTCGACCAGATCGTGCGCGGCACAGGCTGGAGCTTCGACAAGGCGTCGCCGTTCGAGACCGAGCGCGTACGCGATCCGGCGCCGGACATGTCGATCGTCAACTCCGCGCTCGCCGCCCTGATCAAGTCGAATCCTGAATTGAAGGACATCGAGATCGCGGAAGCCTGGGGCGGCACGATCGACTGCACGCCCGACACGATCCCGGTGATCTCGCCCGTCGATGCGCTGCCCGGCTTCTTCCTCGCGACCGGCTTCTCGGGCCACGGTTTTGGCATCGGGCCTGCGGCCGGCAAGCTCGCAGCCGACATCGTGACGGGCTCGACGCCGCTGGTCGATCCTGCCGCTTACAGCCACAAACGCCTGATTGACGGCCGGCGGCTCGCGCCGGTCAGCCCGTTCTGA
- a CDS encoding ABC transporter permease, translating to MTTAALSTDQLAPGQAAWRRFRRHRLALAGAVIILVLVLGSALGPYLLPFDDTYIDIMKRFAPPFSGAHILGTDELGRDVLARLMMGGRVSLSIGIVAMVIAMAVGIVVGAFAGFYGGVVGAVLMRLVDAVLCFPTIFLLLALAALTEPGLVTTTVLIAATAWMGVARVVEAQVRSLREREFAVAALAFGSSNLRIMFRELVPNAMAPIVVAATLNVAKAILLESYVSYLGYGIQPPAASWGNMLNNAQIYLTSAPWLAIAPGLAITLAVTSFNFLGDGLRDALDPRMNIP from the coding sequence ATGACGACTGCGGCCCTCTCTACCGATCAGCTCGCGCCCGGCCAGGCTGCCTGGCGGCGATTCCGCCGTCACCGGCTTGCGCTCGCCGGCGCCGTGATCATTCTGGTTCTCGTTCTCGGTTCGGCGCTCGGTCCTTATCTGCTGCCGTTCGACGACACCTATATCGACATCATGAAGCGGTTCGCGCCGCCGTTTTCCGGCGCGCATATCCTTGGCACGGACGAGCTCGGCCGCGACGTGCTGGCACGGCTGATGATGGGCGGGCGCGTGTCGCTCTCGATCGGCATCGTCGCGATGGTGATCGCGATGGCGGTCGGCATCGTCGTCGGTGCCTTCGCCGGCTTCTATGGCGGCGTCGTTGGCGCGGTGCTGATGCGGCTTGTCGATGCGGTGCTGTGCTTCCCGACGATTTTTCTCCTGCTCGCGCTCGCGGCACTCACCGAGCCGGGCCTCGTCACCACCACCGTGCTGATTGCGGCCACCGCCTGGATGGGCGTCGCCCGCGTCGTCGAAGCCCAGGTGCGCTCGCTGCGGGAGCGTGAATTCGCAGTCGCAGCTCTCGCCTTCGGCTCGTCGAACCTGCGGATCATGTTCCGCGAGCTCGTGCCCAATGCGATGGCGCCGATCGTGGTGGCGGCGACGCTGAACGTCGCCAAGGCGATCCTGCTCGAATCCTATGTCAGCTATCTCGGCTACGGCATCCAGCCGCCCGCCGCGAGCTGGGGCAACATGCTCAACAACGCCCAGATCTATCTCACCAGCGCGCCGTGGCTGGCGATCGCGCCGGGCCTTGCCATTACGCTTGCGGTGACCAGCTTCAACTTCCTCGGCGATGGCCTGCGCGATGCGCTCGATCCGCGAATGAACATCCCATGA
- a CDS encoding ABC transporter permease, whose protein sequence is MARYVINRLAQAIMLLVIVSAIGFAILHLAPGGPLSQFAASAQMTQEDLDRVTKQLGLDRPLPIQYLDWFGRMLRGDWGRSYRDGEAVLSVISSHLGATLELMATATIIAVLLGCWIGVLGALRRYSLFDTLATVGAMIALSIPTFWFGLVTIYVFSVKLGWLPAGNRETVGDGSLLDLLHHLIAPALVLALVETAMWGRFMRSSMLEVINQDYIRTARAKGMPEWRILTVHALRNALLPMITVAGLQFPTLLGGALVAETVFTWPGMGRLFLDSIGYRDYPVVMGILMFSATMVLIGSLLADIFYAVVDPRIRVG, encoded by the coding sequence ATGGCGCGTTACGTCATCAATCGCCTGGCGCAGGCGATCATGTTGCTGGTGATCGTGTCCGCGATCGGTTTCGCCATCCTGCATCTGGCGCCTGGCGGTCCGCTCTCGCAATTTGCGGCCTCCGCGCAGATGACGCAGGAGGACCTCGATCGTGTCACCAAGCAGCTTGGCCTCGATCGTCCGCTGCCGATCCAGTATCTCGACTGGTTCGGCCGGATGCTGAGGGGCGACTGGGGCCGCTCGTATCGCGATGGTGAGGCGGTATTGTCAGTGATCTCTTCGCATCTCGGCGCCACGCTGGAGCTGATGGCGACGGCGACGATCATTGCGGTGCTGCTCGGCTGTTGGATCGGCGTGCTCGGTGCGCTGCGCCGCTATTCGCTGTTCGATACGCTCGCAACCGTCGGCGCCATGATCGCGCTGTCGATCCCGACCTTCTGGTTCGGGCTCGTCACGATCTATGTGTTCTCGGTGAAGCTCGGCTGGCTGCCGGCCGGCAACCGCGAGACCGTCGGCGACGGCTCGCTGCTCGACCTCCTGCATCATCTGATCGCACCGGCTTTGGTGCTGGCGCTGGTCGAGACCGCGATGTGGGGCCGCTTCATGCGCTCCTCGATGTTGGAGGTCATCAACCAGGATTACATCCGTACAGCGCGGGCCAAGGGCATGCCGGAATGGCGCATCCTCACCGTGCACGCCTTGCGCAACGCGCTGCTGCCGATGATCACCGTTGCTGGCCTTCAGTTTCCGACGCTGCTCGGCGGCGCGCTGGTTGCCGAGACCGTGTTCACCTGGCCCGGCATGGGCCGGCTGTTCCTCGATTCCATCGGCTATCGCGACTATCCGGTGGTGATGGGCATCCTGATGTTTTCGGCGACGATGGTGCTGATCGGCTCGCTGCTGGCCGATATCTTTTATGCCGTCGTCGATCCGCGCATCCGGGTGGGCTAG
- a CDS encoding peptide ABC transporter substrate-binding protein has product MADDTGKFGVGAPHLGIPNRRQFFQLGAGAAAGWTVSGSAFAQSERPGNPPDKPRGQVIAALSQEPTVFHPLMPGIEVDQGIWWQVFSPLWYIDPDGNFIPDLAREVPTIENGGLSADGLTWKIKLRSDVKWHDGTPFTADDVKFSLELINNPDFRARSRVGHSLVKDIKIVAPDEIHWRMEAAYSPYMSILGALTFIVPKHILEKLSDPNASPFHNAPVGTGPFRWGERVPGDHIQLNAHTGYHGKGPYVERVVFKYIPDLTVLYTQFRTGQVDYTGLQGILPNFVQEAKTLKGRKIFVSSTSSVEHIAPNLEFGGLADRTVREALYLAINKQAIIDALNYGLPTLTESFVPQQAWSFQQGLPQHKYDPAKANALLDAAGWVRGSGGVREKGGVKLEFTNSTTSGNAVREQTQQLLIQDWRAIGAAMRVNNMPAAVIWGDFWQQSKFNSVIVGVNFMLGSDPDVTPRFGSGATPAKGGRGYNTYQYRSPEADRLLAEGAKQFDLAQRKTTYGDLQKLIRNDLAILPLFQGFIAEGVKEGLQGFRPNINMSINCWNIREWYWA; this is encoded by the coding sequence ATGGCAGACGACACCGGCAAGTTCGGCGTGGGGGCACCGCATCTCGGCATTCCGAATCGCCGCCAGTTTTTCCAGCTCGGCGCCGGCGCGGCGGCGGGATGGACTGTTTCGGGCTCCGCCTTTGCGCAGAGCGAGCGCCCGGGCAACCCGCCGGACAAGCCGCGCGGGCAGGTGATCGCGGCGCTGTCGCAGGAGCCGACCGTCTTTCACCCCCTGATGCCCGGGATCGAGGTCGATCAGGGCATCTGGTGGCAGGTGTTCTCGCCGCTCTGGTACATCGATCCCGACGGCAACTTCATTCCCGACCTGGCCCGCGAAGTCCCCACGATCGAAAATGGCGGGCTGTCGGCCGACGGTTTGACCTGGAAGATCAAGCTGCGCAGCGACGTGAAGTGGCACGACGGCACGCCGTTCACGGCGGACGACGTGAAGTTCTCGCTCGAACTGATCAACAATCCCGATTTCCGCGCGCGCAGCCGCGTCGGCCATAGCCTCGTGAAGGACATCAAGATCGTCGCGCCCGACGAGATTCATTGGCGGATGGAAGCTGCCTATTCGCCCTATATGTCGATCCTGGGGGCGCTGACTTTCATCGTGCCAAAGCACATCCTGGAGAAGCTGTCCGATCCGAATGCCTCGCCGTTCCACAACGCGCCGGTCGGGACTGGGCCGTTCCGCTGGGGCGAGCGCGTACCGGGCGACCACATCCAGTTGAATGCCCATACCGGCTACCACGGCAAGGGGCCTTACGTCGAACGCGTGGTCTTCAAATACATCCCGGACCTCACCGTTCTCTACACGCAGTTCCGCACCGGCCAGGTTGACTACACCGGCCTGCAAGGCATTCTGCCGAACTTCGTGCAGGAGGCGAAGACGTTGAAGGGGCGCAAGATCTTCGTTTCCTCGACGTCCTCGGTCGAGCACATCGCGCCCAATCTGGAGTTCGGTGGGCTCGCCGACCGCACGGTGCGCGAAGCGCTGTATCTCGCGATCAACAAGCAGGCGATCATCGATGCGCTGAACTACGGCCTGCCGACGCTGACCGAAAGCTTCGTGCCGCAGCAGGCCTGGTCGTTCCAGCAGGGCCTGCCGCAGCACAAATATGATCCTGCCAAGGCCAACGCGCTGCTCGATGCGGCGGGATGGGTCCGCGGCTCCGGTGGCGTGCGCGAGAAGGGCGGCGTCAAGCTCGAATTCACCAATTCGACGACGTCAGGCAACGCCGTGCGCGAGCAGACCCAGCAGCTCCTGATCCAGGACTGGCGCGCAATTGGTGCTGCGATGCGCGTCAACAACATGCCGGCTGCTGTGATCTGGGGCGACTTCTGGCAGCAATCGAAATTCAACTCGGTGATCGTGGGGGTGAACTTCATGCTGGGCAGCGACCCCGACGTGACGCCGCGGTTCGGCTCCGGCGCTACCCCTGCCAAGGGCGGCCGCGGCTACAACACCTATCAGTATCGCAGCCCGGAGGCGGATCGGCTTCTCGCCGAAGGCGCCAAGCAGTTCGATCTCGCGCAGCGCAAGACGACCTATGGCGATCTGCAAAAACTCATCCGCAACGACCTCGCCATCCTGCCGCTGTTCCAGGGCTTCATCGCCGAAGGCGTGAAGGAAGGGCTCCAGGGTTTCCGCCCCAACATCAACATGTCGATCAACTGCTGGAACATCCGCGAATGGTATTGGGCCTGA
- a CDS encoding cupin domain-containing protein — translation MDGRGDTSSPKDAPTIDSDDAVDQRLGETVRLLRQRAGLSIQDVANRTGLSNGMISQLERARAMPSIRTLRLLSIALDVPISYFFETSDPADVQRYIVRKNSRRLLRLTASGVVKEALTPADNGQLELYELTLNPGASSGTDFLQHTGEKAGYILSGSLRLWLDNQAHLLEAGDSFRFPSIVPHMFDNPTQQVARVIWVTTLRQTDSPAS, via the coding sequence ATGGATGGTCGCGGCGACACGAGCAGTCCGAAGGACGCCCCGACGATCGACAGCGACGATGCCGTCGACCAGCGCCTCGGCGAGACCGTGAGGCTGCTGCGCCAGCGCGCCGGCCTCTCGATCCAGGACGTCGCCAACCGCACCGGCCTCTCCAACGGCATGATCAGCCAGCTCGAACGCGCGCGCGCCATGCCGTCGATACGCACGCTGCGCCTGCTCAGCATCGCCCTCGACGTGCCTATCTCCTACTTCTTCGAAACCAGCGATCCCGCCGACGTGCAGCGCTATATCGTGCGCAAGAACAGCCGGCGCCTGCTGCGGCTCACCGCCAGCGGGGTCGTCAAGGAAGCGCTGACGCCGGCGGACAACGGCCAGCTCGAACTCTACGAGCTCACGCTCAATCCCGGCGCCTCGTCCGGCACCGACTTCTTGCAGCACACCGGCGAGAAGGCCGGCTACATCCTGTCGGGCAGCCTGCGGCTCTGGCTCGACAACCAGGCCCATCTGCTCGAGGCCGGCGACAGCTTTCGCTTTCCGAGCATCGTGCCGCACATGTTCGACAACCCGACCCAGCAGGTGGCGCGCGTGATCTGGGTCACGACACTGCGCCAGACCGACTCGCCTGCAAGTTGA
- a CDS encoding ATP-binding protein, with amino-acid sequence MKLRGLVTLAMAAQVIVTAAALLASYALTGTAGPRGFGMAQLVAVVASGVVAVLLARLCARAIETSQAKRAAQSADPAQASADSTQMMQAIVKTALDAFLQTSENGVVLEWSAQAEALTGWTRREAVGADVVDLVVAAPLRAGFRQRMMRLVPELSDTPTGMRFEVTLIHRNGDRILTEASSTALRLGERYVVNTFVRDITQKRAAEEQLVQAQKMEAVGQLTGGIAHEFNNMLTVITGTIEILADAVKDNPPLSTITKLISEAADRGAALTSSLLSFARKQALQPAEIDVNELLEELAKLLLATFDKNIEIVTKLDGNVWLALVDRGQLSSALLNLAINARDAMSDGGRLTLTTRNVVFGVGEAVAVGAGYAGDYVEIEIADTGTGIPQAILERIFDPFFSTKEVGKGTGLGLSMVFGFVKQSGGGIKVDSAEGRGTSFTIYLPKAETSALRPTGYDDRRVVGGAETILCVEDDRDVRQYVTVQLESLGYKVIPAANATEALAIAAEGAPFDLLFTDIVMAGGINGRELAEQMVAARPSLRVLFTSGYAYDSLHAQGRATMGAPLLTKPYRKAELARMLRRSLDTAVDSAGDPIPTPYSVQADVAGFLRKQATDRDGR; translated from the coding sequence ATGAAACTCAGGGGGCTAGTGACACTCGCGATGGCCGCGCAGGTCATCGTGACCGCCGCCGCCTTGCTAGCCTCCTATGCTCTAACCGGCACCGCCGGCCCGCGCGGGTTCGGCATGGCCCAGCTCGTCGCGGTCGTGGCAAGCGGTGTCGTCGCGGTGCTGCTCGCGCGTCTCTGCGCGCGCGCCATCGAGACGTCACAGGCGAAGCGCGCCGCGCAATCGGCCGATCCGGCGCAGGCCAGCGCGGATAGCACCCAGATGATGCAGGCCATCGTCAAGACCGCGCTCGATGCCTTCCTTCAGACCAGCGAAAACGGCGTCGTCTTGGAGTGGAGCGCTCAGGCCGAGGCCCTGACCGGATGGACACGACGGGAGGCCGTTGGCGCCGACGTCGTCGACCTCGTCGTCGCCGCGCCGCTGCGCGCGGGCTTCAGACAACGCATGATGCGGCTCGTGCCCGAATTGTCTGATACGCCGACCGGCATGCGCTTCGAGGTGACGTTGATCCACAGGAACGGCGATCGGATCCTGACCGAGGCTTCAAGCACGGCGCTGCGGCTGGGAGAGCGTTACGTCGTCAATACCTTCGTGAGAGACATCACCCAGAAGCGAGCCGCCGAGGAGCAGCTGGTCCAGGCCCAGAAAATGGAAGCGGTCGGCCAGCTCACCGGCGGCATCGCGCACGAATTCAATAACATGCTCACGGTGATCACGGGGACGATCGAGATCCTCGCGGATGCGGTGAAGGACAACCCGCCGCTTTCGACCATCACCAAGCTGATCAGCGAGGCGGCCGATCGCGGCGCTGCGCTGACATCGAGCCTGCTCTCCTTTGCGCGAAAGCAAGCGCTGCAGCCGGCCGAGATCGACGTCAACGAGCTCCTTGAAGAACTCGCAAAACTGCTGCTGGCGACCTTCGACAAGAACATCGAAATCGTGACGAAGCTCGATGGCAACGTCTGGCTGGCCCTCGTCGACCGCGGACAATTGAGCTCGGCGCTGCTCAACCTCGCAATCAATGCCCGCGACGCGATGTCCGATGGCGGCAGGCTCACGCTGACGACGCGCAACGTCGTGTTCGGCGTCGGCGAAGCCGTGGCGGTCGGAGCCGGCTATGCCGGCGACTATGTCGAGATCGAGATCGCCGACACCGGAACGGGCATTCCGCAAGCGATACTCGAGCGGATCTTCGATCCCTTCTTCTCCACGAAGGAGGTCGGCAAGGGCACAGGTCTCGGGCTCAGCATGGTGTTCGGTTTCGTCAAGCAGTCCGGCGGCGGCATCAAGGTCGATTCGGCGGAAGGCCGCGGCACGAGCTTCACGATCTACTTGCCGAAAGCCGAGACCAGCGCGCTTCGCCCGACAGGCTATGACGATCGCAGGGTCGTGGGCGGGGCGGAAACCATCCTCTGCGTCGAGGACGATCGCGATGTCCGCCAATACGTCACGGTCCAGCTCGAGAGCCTCGGCTACAAGGTCATCCCCGCCGCCAACGCGACCGAAGCGCTCGCCATCGCAGCCGAAGGTGCGCCGTTCGATCTGCTCTTCACCGACATCGTGATGGCCGGCGGCATCAACGGGCGGGAGCTTGCCGAGCAGATGGTAGCTGCGCGGCCCTCGCTGCGGGTCCTGTTCACGTCGGGCTATGCCTATGACTCGCTCCACGCGCAGGGACGCGCCACAATGGGCGCGCCGCTGCTGACAAAACCCTACCGCAAGGCGGAGCTCGCGCGCATGCTGCGCCGCTCCCTCGACACCGCCGTCGATTCCGCAGGCGACCCGATCCCGACGCCCTATTCGGTGCAGGCCGATGTCGCGGGATTCCTACGCAAGCAGGCGACGGATCGCGACGGGCGCTAG
- a CDS encoding cupin domain-containing protein, giving the protein MTALEKGITANGTGFGGKSWNILGQVYFPKAITDSTFAFETNSEPGPFVPVHIHPAQDEFILVQEGVLDLKLDGQWVKAHAGDLVRMPRGIPHGYFNKSDKPCRALFWVSPMQKLEALFNQLHNLTDPAEVVRISAMHEVDFLPPEAND; this is encoded by the coding sequence ATGACTGCACTCGAAAAAGGCATTACCGCGAACGGCACAGGCTTTGGCGGCAAGAGCTGGAATATCCTGGGCCAGGTCTACTTCCCGAAGGCCATCACCGACTCCACCTTCGCGTTCGAGACCAACAGCGAGCCCGGCCCGTTCGTGCCGGTGCACATCCATCCGGCCCAGGACGAGTTCATCCTGGTGCAGGAAGGCGTGCTCGATCTCAAGCTCGACGGCCAGTGGGTGAAGGCTCATGCCGGCGACCTCGTCCGCATGCCGCGCGGCATCCCGCACGGCTATTTCAACAAGTCCGACAAGCCGTGCCGCGCGCTGTTCTGGGTCTCGCCGATGCAGAAGCTGGAGGCACTGTTCAACCAGCTCCATAATCTAACCGACCCAGCCGAGGTTGTGCGCATCTCGGCCATGCATGAGGTCGACTTCCTGCCGCCCGAAGCCAACGACTAG